One genomic region from Patescibacteria group bacterium encodes:
- the rpsF gene encoding 30S ribosomal protein S6, giving the protein MKHYELIYIIPIKAGSEEDTTVADKVRAMLKEEGATISQEDSLGKKKLAYPIKGLRHGNYILVEFDLESTKLARVNNWFRMSTEVLRSQIILKPLKSPEQLAREKAFQEKLMKIQAREEAETKEPAKPADSEKPAPAVESVPRPVQFDDLDKKIEEILEQEIVK; this is encoded by the coding sequence ATGAAGCATTACGAACTGATTTATATAATACCCATTAAAGCTGGTAGTGAAGAAGATACAACTGTGGCCGACAAAGTACGCGCCATGCTAAAAGAAGAAGGCGCCACTATTAGCCAAGAAGATTCTTTGGGTAAAAAAAAGCTGGCTTATCCTATTAAAGGGTTAAGGCATGGTAATTATATTTTAGTGGAATTTGATTTAGAGTCAACCAAATTAGCCCGGGTAAATAACTGGTTTAGAATGTCTACTGAAGTATTGCGCAGTCAAATAATCCTTAAACCGCTTAAATCACCGGAACAATTAGCCAGAGAAAAAGCCTTCCAAGAAAAATTAATGAAAATACAAGCTCGAGAAGAAGCCGAAACTAAAGAACCAGCCAAACCGGCTGATTCAGAAAAACCCGCGCCAGCTGTTGAGTCGGTTCCCCGACCTGTTCAATTTGATGACTTGGACAAAAAAATAGAAGAAATTTTAGAACAAGAAATTGTTAAATAA